The following is a genomic window from Synechococcus sp. JA-2-3B'a(2-13).
ACGCCGGTGCGGATCTCCTCCACGTAGAAGCCATAGTGGTGCTTGAGCCAGTGGACAGAGCGCTTTAGGGTCATGCCAGAGTCTGCCAGATCGTCCACCAATAGCACGTGGCTGCCCAGGTTGGCGGTGGTCATGGCTAGATCCCGCGAGAAGGTCAGTTGCCCCCGCTGGCGGTTACCAGGCCCAGAGTAGGAAGAGGCTGAGAGAATAGCCAGGGGCAGGTCGAAAAGACGGGCCAAGGTATCGCCAATGCGCAGCCCCCCCTTGGCAATACAGACGATTTGGTTAAATTCCCACCCGCTTTCGTAGACTTTGACGGCCAACTCCTCGATTTTGCGGTGGTAGTCGGCCCAGGTAATGGAAATTTCGTGCAAGGGATCCCCCTCTACCCATCTAGAGTGCTCAGTTTAATAATGACGCTTCTCCCCTCGACTAGGGACTAGCTTTCTTTCAGAGGGATCACCTTCACCCAATGGGCATAGACGGGATCCCGATTTTCGGTGATTGCCGTTAGCTTTTGCCGCAACTGCTCGGTGATGGGGCGGGAGGGGGGCAGGACGTACTGCTCGATCTGGCGGATGGGCGTAATCTTGGCAGCAGTGCCAGTCAGGAAAGCTTCATCGGCAATCAACAGCTCCGACTTATCGACAGGCCGTTCTTGGGTAGGGATCCCCAGATCACGGGCCAGGGTGAGGACACTGTCGCGGGTGATCCCTTCCAAGATATCTTGGTCGAAGCTGGGGGTAATCAGCACGCCATTGCGCACGATGAAGATGTTCATGCCCGAGGCTTCGCTCACTTTGCCCTGGGAGTTCATCAAAATGGCCTCGTCATAGCCAGCCTGCGCCGCCTCGGTTTTGGCCAAAGAGGAAGTGATGTAGGCGCCGGTGATCTTGCCCCGCAATGGTAGGCTGCGATCCTCTTGCCGGGCCCAAGAGCTGATGCGGCAACTGACTCCCTCTGGCGAGAGGTAGTCCCCCAGTTCCAAGCCGTACACGAAAAAGTCTTTCTCAATGTTGTGCAGCCGCGGCGAGATGCCTAGGTCGGAGGTGTACACCAAGGGGCGGATGTAGAAAGACGTGGAGGGACGGTTTTTTCGGATCAGCTCGACGATCACCTGCTCAATCCGTTCAGCAGGGAGATCAAAACAGAGCAGGCGGGCGCTTTGACTCAGTCGTCGGCAATGGCGATCCAGACGGAACACCAGAACTTGATCCGGGTTTTGCGGGTCTGGGATCCCGCGCAAGCCGCCAAACGCCGCTGTCCCGTAGTGCAGAGCATGGGTGGCAATGGAGATCTTCGCCTCGGCAAAAGGGACAATCTGGCCCTGAAAGTAGGCGTAGGGCAGAAAATCTGGCATGGTCGGCACCCACCGGGGTAGGAATGAGAGGTAGGAATATTATCACCGATTCGTGCAGTGCCGGGAGCTCCAACGTCAGCATGACTTCCCTGCCTGTAGTAGCAGCACGCGGGATAGGCGTAGAGCATGCCTCTAACCCCCAAAACCCTGAACTTTGCTGAATTTACTGAGCTTTAGGCGGTTTGGCAAAAGTCATTGAGAGGGATATAGTAGACCAAGTTTCCCCCTGATCCTTGAGTCCACCGCAACGGTTGCCGGGAAGTGAAGGGGGAAAGCGCTCGGGGGGTATTCCTCAGGGCTTTGCGGGATACCGCCTTCCTGCTTGGACTCCGTCCCGCTGACGCGAACAGAGATAGGCAGGATGCGATCGCTTCTTTCCTGAACCATGTTCAGGAGAGTTCAGCGTGAATGTATCAGGTATTCCTCCCCCGCAGCAGCGTTGTTTAGCCAGTCAGTTTCCGAGAGGGTTGGATTGGAGAAGCAAACAGTTCGTAGCTGAAGAGGGGCCGAGCAGCTACACCCTATGACGCAAAGGGGGTGAACTCCTTGTGAAGGCAGCAATGCTCCTTGTGGCAAGGCTTCTTTGGTCTCA
Proteins encoded in this region:
- a CDS encoding branched-chain amino acid transaminase; this translates as MPDFLPYAYFQGQIVPFAEAKISIATHALHYGTAAFGGLRGIPDPQNPDQVLVFRLDRHCRRLSQSARLLCFDLPAERIEQVIVELIRKNRPSTSFYIRPLVYTSDLGISPRLHNIEKDFFVYGLELGDYLSPEGVSCRISSWARQEDRSLPLRGKITGAYITSSLAKTEAAQAGYDEAILMNSQGKVSEASGMNIFIVRNGVLITPSFDQDILEGITRDSVLTLARDLGIPTQERPVDKSELLIADEAFLTGTAAKITPIRQIEQYVLPPSRPITEQLRQKLTAITENRDPVYAHWVKVIPLKES
- a CDS encoding phosphoribosyltransferase — encoded protein: MHEISITWADYHRKIEELAVKVYESGWEFNQIVCIAKGGLRIGDTLARLFDLPLAILSASSYSGPGNRQRGQLTFSRDLAMTTANLGSHVLLVDDLADSGMTLKRSVHWLKHHYGFYVEEIRTGVLWYKAASVYQPDYYVDYLPDNPWIHQPFEPYEQMTPQQLMQLLRSSG